The following are encoded in a window of Mycobacterium vicinigordonae genomic DNA:
- a CDS encoding ATP-dependent 6-phosphofructokinase, protein MRIGVLTGGGDCPGLNAVIRAVVRTCDARYGSSVVGFQDGWRGLLENRRMQLKNDDRNDRLLAKGGTMLGTARVHPDKLRAGLDQIKETLDENGIDVLIPIGGEGTLTAAHWLSQENVPVVGVPKTIDNDIDCTDVTFGHDTALTVATDAIDRLHSTAESHQRVMLVEVMGRHAGWIALNAGLASGAHMTLIPEQPFDVEEVCRLVKRRFQRGDSHFICVVAEGAKPVEGSIALREGGLDEFGHEKFTGVAAQLGAEVEKRINKDVRVTVLGHVQRGGSPTAYDRVLATRFGVNAADAAHAGEYGQMVSLRGQDIGRVALGDAVRQLKLVPESRYDDAAAFFG, encoded by the coding sequence ATGCGCATCGGAGTACTCACGGGCGGCGGCGACTGTCCCGGCCTCAACGCAGTCATTCGGGCGGTAGTGCGTACTTGCGACGCGCGGTACGGCTCCTCGGTGGTCGGGTTCCAGGACGGCTGGCGGGGTCTACTGGAAAACCGGCGCATGCAGCTCAAGAACGACGACCGCAACGACCGCCTGCTGGCCAAGGGCGGCACCATGCTGGGCACCGCGCGCGTGCACCCCGACAAGCTGCGCGCCGGGCTGGACCAGATCAAGGAAACCCTGGACGAGAACGGCATCGACGTACTCATCCCGATCGGCGGTGAGGGCACGCTGACCGCAGCGCACTGGCTCTCTCAGGAAAACGTTCCGGTGGTCGGCGTCCCCAAGACCATCGACAACGACATCGATTGCACCGACGTCACTTTCGGCCATGACACCGCATTGACGGTGGCCACCGACGCTATCGACCGTCTGCACAGCACCGCCGAATCCCACCAGCGGGTCATGCTGGTCGAGGTGATGGGCCGGCACGCCGGATGGATTGCGCTGAACGCCGGCCTGGCGTCCGGTGCACATATGACGCTGATCCCCGAGCAGCCGTTCGACGTCGAGGAAGTGTGTCGACTAGTGAAACGTCGTTTCCAGCGCGGAGATTCGCATTTCATTTGTGTGGTCGCCGAGGGCGCCAAGCCCGTGGAGGGCTCAATCGCATTGCGCGAGGGTGGGCTTGACGAGTTCGGTCACGAGAAGTTCACCGGCGTGGCGGCGCAACTCGGCGCCGAGGTGGAGAAGCGGATCAACAAGGACGTGCGAGTGACGGTGCTCGGTCACGTCCAGCGCGGGGGTTCGCCCACGGCCTACGACAGGGTGCTGGCCACCCGGTTCGGGGTCAACGCCGCCGACGCGGCGCATGCCGGGGAGTACGGGCAGATGGTGTCGCTGCGCGGTCAGGACATCGGGCGGGTGGCGTTGGGTGACGCCGTGCGGCAACTCAAGTTGGTGCCCGAGAGCCGTTACGACGACGCCGCAGCCTTCTTCGGTTGA